One Alphaproteobacteria bacterium DNA segment encodes these proteins:
- the pal gene encoding peptidoglycan-associated lipoprotein Pal: MRVKFLAAAAALVLLAACDSGTSGSGGITGSGSAPVLANPPGSGVGQGGVNSGALGAGGVRAGSQEDLNQSVGDRIFYGSDRSDISPEARRTVEGWAQWLRQNPGVQATIEGHADERGTREYNLALGERRAAAARNALISMGIDPRRVSTVSYGKERPQVLGSTEQAWAQNRRGVLLVN; this comes from the coding sequence ATGCGCGTCAAGTTCCTCGCCGCCGCCGCGGCTCTCGTCCTCCTCGCCGCTTGCGATTCCGGCACGTCCGGCTCGGGCGGTATCACCGGGTCGGGCAGCGCGCCCGTTCTCGCCAATCCGCCGGGTTCCGGCGTGGGGCAGGGCGGCGTGAACTCGGGCGCGCTGGGTGCGGGCGGTGTCCGCGCCGGCAGCCAGGAAGATCTGAACCAAAGCGTCGGCGACCGTATTTTCTACGGCTCCGACCGATCGGATATCAGCCCGGAAGCGCGCCGCACCGTCGAAGGCTGGGCGCAGTGGCTGCGCCAGAACCCCGGCGTGCAGGCGACGATCGAAGGCCATGCCGATGAACGCGGGACGCGCGAATACAACCTGGCGCTGGGCGAACGGCGCGCCGCCGCCGCGCGCAACGCGCTGATTTCGATGGGCATCGATCCGCGCCGCGTGTCGACCGTGTCCTACGGCAAGGAACGCCCGCAGGTGCTGGGCTCGACCGAGCAGGCCTGGGCGCAGAACCGCCGCGGCGTGCTGCTCGTCAACTGA
- the folP gene encoding dihydropteroate synthase: MTRRFDRFVLDRPLVMGIVNTTPDSFSDGGDHFDRDAAIARGLEQMADGADILDIGGESTRPGSAPVPPIEERRRVVPVIEALAKAGAVVSIDTRHAETMKAALDAGASIVNDITALTGPGSLDLVAARGVSAVLMHMQGEPKTMQANPHYDNAPREIADYLAARIAACEAAGIPRAKLSVDPGIGFGKSVAHNAQILARIDVLRALDVAVLIGVSRKSFLGALSKGEKPKDRLPGSLAAGLAAIARGADILRVHDVAPTIQALKVWRAIESAQ; encoded by the coding sequence ATGACACGCCGCTTCGACCGTTTTGTCCTCGACCGTCCGCTGGTGATGGGCATCGTCAACACGACGCCGGACTCGTTCTCCGACGGCGGTGACCATTTCGACCGCGACGCGGCGATCGCGCGCGGCCTCGAACAGATGGCGGACGGCGCTGACATCCTCGATATCGGCGGCGAGTCGACGCGCCCCGGCTCGGCCCCCGTGCCGCCGATTGAGGAACGCCGCCGCGTGGTACCCGTGATCGAGGCTTTGGCGAAAGCCGGCGCGGTCGTGTCGATCGACACGCGCCATGCCGAGACGATGAAGGCCGCCCTCGACGCGGGCGCATCGATCGTCAACGACATCACGGCGCTGACCGGCCCCGGCTCTCTCGACCTCGTCGCCGCGCGCGGCGTGTCGGCGGTGCTGATGCATATGCAGGGCGAGCCCAAGACGATGCAGGCGAACCCGCATTACGACAACGCGCCGCGCGAGATCGCGGATTATCTGGCCGCCCGCATCGCCGCTTGCGAAGCAGCGGGAATCCCGCGCGCGAAGCTCAGCGTCGATCCGGGAATCGGCTTCGGCAAATCGGTCGCGCATAACGCGCAAATCCTGGCGCGGATCGATGTGCTGCGGGCGTTGGACGTTGCCGTGCTGATCGGCGTGTCGCGCAAAAGCTTTCTCGGCGCCTTGTCGAAGGGCGAGAAGCCGAAGGATCGTTTGCCGGGATCGCTGGCGGCGGGGCTCGCCGCCATCGCGCGCGGGGCGGATATCCTGCGCGTCCACGACGTGGCGCCGACAATCCAGGCCTTGAAGGTCTGGCGCGCCATCGAATCCGCGCAATAA
- the pal gene encoding peptidoglycan-associated lipoprotein Pal — MRFKLLSTLAAVALLAACESAPTQQAATGGSGAAAPAPAAAPAPAAAGIRPGSQEDLVQNVGDRVFYDFDKSELRPEARRTIERWAAWMKQHGNVTITIEGHADERGTREYNIALGERRATAARNYLVSQGIDARRVATISYGKERPAVLGSNEGAWRQNRRGVAVVN, encoded by the coding sequence ATGCGCTTCAAGCTCTTGAGCACGCTCGCCGCGGTTGCCCTGCTCGCCGCTTGCGAATCCGCCCCGACCCAGCAGGCCGCCACGGGCGGTTCCGGCGCCGCCGCGCCGGCCCCGGCCGCCGCACCGGCCCCCGCCGCTGCGGGCATCCGCCCCGGCTCGCAGGAAGACCTGGTCCAGAATGTCGGCGACCGCGTGTTCTACGACTTCGACAAGTCGGAACTGCGTCCCGAAGCGCGCCGCACGATCGAGCGTTGGGCCGCTTGGATGAAGCAGCACGGCAACGTGACGATCACGATCGAAGGTCACGCCGACGAGCGCGGCACGCGCGAATACAACATCGCGCTGGGCGAACGTCGTGCGACGGCCGCCCGCAACTACCTCGTCTCGCAGGGCATCGACGCCCGTCGCGTCGCGACGATCTCGTACGGCAAGGAACGCCCGGCGGTCCTCGGCTCGAACGAGGGCGCGTGGCGCCAGAACCGTCGCGGCGTCGCGGTGGTCAACTAA
- a CDS encoding phosphoglucosamine mutase yields the protein MRKLFGTDGIRGLANVAPMTAETAMAVAIAAGKVLRRSHHRPRVLIGKDTRLSGYMFENALTAGFLSIGMDVLLLGPMPTPAVAMLTRSLRADLGVMISASHNPHHDNGIKLFGADGYKLSDELEAEIERHIGDDSGRVAPEKLGRARRIDDAPGRYIEFAKATFPKGLSLDGLKVVVDCANGAAYRVAPTVLWELGAEIVPLAIDPDGFNINKDCGATHVETLQQAVVAHGAQVGLALDGDADRLQLVDEKGRLIDGDQVLAAIARAWKADGKLRKGTVVATVMSNLGLERWLEGEGLTLTRTKVGDRYVLETMRELDANLGGEQSGHVILSDYATTGDGLIAGLQMLASIVQSGKNTSDVAHVFEALPQLLENVRFAATPPLDDAKVKAAIAAAEKKLGRNGRVLIRKSGTEPLVRVMAEGPTDDAVRDAVGGIVSALIDAGGTKAGGTKASAPAAKPAPKADATAAGGPGRRAKPQRGAAE from the coding sequence ATGCGCAAGCTATTCGGAACCGACGGGATTCGCGGCCTCGCCAATGTGGCGCCGATGACGGCCGAAACCGCCATGGCGGTGGCCATCGCGGCGGGAAAGGTGCTGCGCCGCAGCCATCACCGCCCGCGCGTGCTGATCGGCAAGGACACGCGCCTCTCGGGCTATATGTTCGAGAACGCGCTGACCGCCGGCTTCCTGTCGATCGGCATGGACGTGCTGCTGCTCGGGCCCATGCCCACGCCCGCCGTCGCGATGCTCACGCGGTCCTTGCGCGCCGATCTGGGCGTGATGATCTCCGCCTCGCACAATCCGCATCACGACAACGGCATCAAATTGTTCGGCGCCGACGGCTACAAGCTGTCGGACGAATTGGAGGCCGAGATCGAGCGCCATATCGGCGACGATTCCGGCCGCGTGGCGCCCGAAAAACTCGGGCGCGCGCGCCGCATCGACGACGCGCCCGGCCGCTATATCGAATTCGCCAAGGCGACCTTCCCGAAGGGCTTGAGCCTCGACGGACTCAAAGTCGTCGTCGATTGCGCCAACGGGGCCGCCTATCGCGTGGCGCCGACGGTGTTGTGGGAACTCGGCGCCGAGATCGTGCCGCTCGCCATCGATCCCGACGGCTTCAACATCAACAAGGATTGCGGCGCCACGCATGTCGAAACGCTGCAACAGGCCGTCGTCGCACACGGTGCGCAAGTCGGGCTGGCGCTCGACGGCGACGCCGACCGTTTGCAATTGGTCGACGAGAAAGGCCGCCTGATCGACGGCGACCAAGTTCTCGCCGCCATCGCGCGCGCGTGGAAGGCCGACGGCAAATTGCGCAAAGGCACGGTCGTCGCGACCGTCATGTCCAATCTGGGTTTGGAGCGTTGGCTGGAAGGCGAAGGCCTGACGCTGACGCGCACCAAAGTCGGCGACCGCTATGTGCTGGAAACGATGCGCGAGCTCGACGCCAATCTCGGCGGCGAGCAATCGGGCCATGTCATCCTGTCGGATTACGCGACGACCGGCGACGGTTTGATCGCCGGTCTGCAAATGCTCGCTTCCATCGTGCAGTCGGGCAAAAACACGAGCGACGTGGCGCATGTGTTCGAAGCGCTGCCGCAACTTCTGGAAAACGTGCGCTTCGCCGCCACCCCGCCGCTCGACGACGCCAAGGTCAAAGCCGCGATCGCGGCGGCGGAAAAGAAGCTCGGCCGCAACGGCCGCGTGCTGATCCGCAAATCGGGTACCGAGCCGCTGGTGCGCGTCATGGCCGAAGGGCCGACCGACGACGCGGTGCGCGACGCGGTCGGCGGCATCGTGTCGGCGTTGATCGACGCGGGCGGCACCAAGGCCGGCGGCACGAAAGCCTCGGCCCCGGCGGCGAAGCCCGCCCCCAAAGCCGACGCGACGGCGGCGGGCGGGCCCGGGCGGCGCGCCAAGCCGCAGCGCGGGGCGGCGGAGTAG
- the ftsH gene encoding ATP-dependent zinc metalloprotease FtsH, which yields MNNFGKNLVLWVIIGLLLIALFNMFQGSGPRGNAQPMPYSEFIANVDRQQVRDVTIQGPNLRGSLTDGRQFATYAPSDPGLVDRLQRNNVNFSAQPLEEQIHPLLSILLSYAPFLIMIGLWIFFMRQMQGGGGRAMGFGKSRARLLTEKVGRVTFDDVAGIDEAKGELEEIVEFLRDPQKFQRLGGKIPKGVLLVGPPGTGKTLLARAIAGEANVPFFTISGSDFVEMFVGVGASRVRDMFEQGKKNAPCLIFIDEIDAVGRHRGAGLGGGNDEREQTLNQLLVEMDGFEANEGVILIAATNRPDVLDPALLRPGRFDRQVVVPNPDVAGREKILKVHLRKVPLSPDVDAKVIARGTPGFSGADLANLVNEAALLAARRAKRFVTMSELEDAKDKVMMGTERRSMVMTEKEKELTAYHEAGHALVSISVPGNDPLHKVTIIPRGRALGLTMMLPERDKLSISKYEMEAKLAMAFGGRVAEELIFGPENVTTGAAGDIQMATAMARRMVTEFGMSDKLGRVRYNANEQEVFLGHSVTQTQNISEQTANLIDSEVRRIVEGGEVKAREVLNTRIDDLHKLAKGLLEYETLSGDEVQTLLRGETIERPDADAPPPTAKTGGRRGSVPTSGSKPATDPGAAPA from the coding sequence TTGAACAATTTCGGCAAGAACCTGGTTCTTTGGGTGATCATCGGCTTGTTGCTGATCGCCCTGTTCAACATGTTCCAGGGCTCGGGCCCGCGCGGCAACGCGCAGCCGATGCCGTATTCCGAATTCATCGCCAATGTCGATCGCCAGCAGGTGCGCGACGTGACGATCCAAGGCCCCAATCTGCGCGGCTCGCTGACCGACGGGCGCCAATTCGCGACCTATGCGCCCAGCGACCCGGGGCTGGTCGATCGTCTTCAGCGCAACAACGTCAATTTCTCGGCCCAGCCGCTCGAGGAGCAGATCCATCCGCTGCTCTCCATCCTGCTGTCCTACGCGCCGTTCCTGATCATGATCGGCTTGTGGATCTTCTTTATGCGCCAGATGCAGGGCGGCGGCGGCCGGGCCATGGGCTTCGGCAAAAGCCGCGCGCGTCTGCTGACCGAGAAGGTCGGCCGCGTGACTTTCGACGACGTCGCGGGCATCGACGAAGCCAAGGGCGAGCTCGAGGAAATCGTGGAATTCCTGCGCGACCCGCAGAAATTCCAGCGTTTGGGCGGCAAGATCCCCAAGGGCGTGCTGCTCGTCGGCCCGCCGGGTACGGGTAAGACTCTGCTGGCGCGCGCCATCGCGGGCGAAGCCAATGTGCCGTTCTTCACGATCTCGGGCTCCGACTTCGTCGAAATGTTCGTCGGCGTGGGCGCTTCGCGCGTGCGCGACATGTTCGAGCAGGGCAAGAAGAACGCGCCGTGCTTGATCTTCATCGACGAAATCGACGCGGTCGGCCGCCATCGCGGTGCGGGCCTGGGCGGCGGCAACGACGAGCGCGAGCAGACGCTCAACCAGTTGCTGGTTGAGATGGACGGCTTCGAAGCGAACGAAGGCGTCATCCTGATCGCCGCGACCAACCGTCCCGACGTGCTCGACCCCGCCTTGCTGCGTCCCGGCCGCTTCGACCGTCAGGTCGTGGTGCCGAACCCCGACGTCGCGGGCCGCGAGAAGATCCTCAAGGTCCATCTGCGCAAGGTGCCGTTGTCGCCCGACGTGGACGCCAAGGTCATCGCGCGCGGCACGCCGGGCTTCTCGGGTGCCGATCTCGCCAATCTCGTCAACGAAGCCGCGTTGCTGGCGGCACGCCGCGCCAAGCGCTTCGTGACGATGTCGGAACTGGAAGACGCCAAGGACAAGGTCATGATGGGCACCGAGCGCCGCTCGATGGTCATGACCGAGAAGGAGAAGGAGCTGACCGCCTATCATGAAGCCGGTCACGCGCTCGTCTCGATCTCCGTCCCCGGCAACGATCCCTTGCATAAGGTGACGATCATCCCGCGCGGCCGCGCGCTGGGCCTCACCATGATGCTGCCCGAGCGCGACAAGCTCTCGATCTCGAAATACGAGATGGAGGCGAAGCTCGCGATGGCGTTCGGCGGCCGCGTGGCCGAAGAACTGATCTTCGGGCCGGAGAACGTGACGACGGGTGCGGCGGGCGACATCCAGATGGCGACCGCGATGGCGCGGCGCATGGTCACCGAGTTCGGCATGTCCGATAAGCTCGGCCGCGTGCGCTACAACGCCAACGAACAGGAAGTGTTCCTGGGCCATTCGGTGACGCAGACGCAGAACATTTCCGAGCAGACCGCGAACCTGATCGATAGCGAAGTGCGCCGAATCGTCGAAGGCGGCGAGGTGAAGGCGCGCGAAGTGCTCAACACCCGCATCGACGATCTGCACAAGCTCGCCAAGGGGCTGCTCGAATACGAAACCCTGTCGGGCGACGAGGTGCAGACCTTGCTGCGCGGCGAAACGATCGAACGGCCGGATGCCGATGCGCCCCCGCCGACCGCCAAGACCGGCGGGCGTCGCGGCTCGGTGCCGACCTCCGGCTCCAAGCCCGCGACGGATCCGGGTGCGGCCCCCGCATAA
- the tolR gene encoding protein TolR: MAGPLVNRGRRGAGGGRRRGAGMVAEINVTPFVDVMLVLLVIFMITAPLLTSTVPVDLPQTQAARATGQDEPLVVSVNNGGKVYLQDTELELDALVERLRAITNNNNDARIFVRGDKAINYGRVLEVMGAISAAGFNKVALVAEVPAGGRPAPQRR, translated from the coding sequence ATGGCGGGCCCCCTCGTCAATCGCGGGCGGCGCGGTGCGGGCGGCGGACGCCGCCGCGGGGCCGGCATGGTCGCCGAGATCAACGTCACGCCTTTTGTGGACGTGATGCTCGTGCTGCTGGTGATCTTCATGATCACCGCCCCGCTGCTCACCTCGACCGTGCCGGTCGATCTGCCCCAAACCCAAGCCGCGCGCGCCACGGGCCAGGACGAACCGCTGGTCGTCTCGGTCAATAACGGCGGCAAGGTCTATCTGCAGGATACCGAGCTGGAGCTCGACGCGCTGGTCGAACGCTTGCGCGCCATCACCAACAACAACAACGACGCGCGCATCTTCGTGCGCGGCGACAAGGCCATCAATTACGGCCGCGTGTTGGAAGTGATGGGCGCCATCTCGGCGGCCGGCTTCAACAAGGTGGCGCTGGTGGCCGAAGTGCCCGCCGGCGGCCGTCCGGCGCCGCAGCGACGCTGA
- a CDS encoding TonB C-terminal domain-containing protein has product MNAIADTEDMPSERMAAGMVVSAVLHVAVLAIPFLPFDFFSREIKTEESPLVFEVLPISAITNVPPPRPEPPTPAPQAQAPKPVETPAPAPTPPPQPAPPAPPPPPPPPAPPPPAPAPPAPTPPAPPPPAPTPAPRPEPAPAPTPAPPAPAPRPAPPVAAPAPPAPPAPRPRAQNFDLDNVLRDLTRPRPQAQPQPQQQAAAQPAPQAAAARPSNAPSNPNLPLSMTEMDAIRQRVSQFWNIDPGARGVETFAVELRVWVDRDGTVRDVRVVNVQGEAGGFRDAFADGARRAVLRASPLPMPADKSSQMLDGNLILAFNAREMLGARR; this is encoded by the coding sequence ATGAACGCGATCGCCGATACGGAAGATATGCCCAGCGAGCGGATGGCGGCCGGTATGGTCGTCTCCGCCGTGCTGCATGTTGCCGTGTTGGCGATTCCGTTCCTGCCGTTCGACTTCTTCTCGCGCGAGATCAAGACCGAAGAATCACCGCTGGTGTTCGAGGTGCTGCCGATTTCGGCGATCACCAACGTGCCGCCGCCGCGTCCCGAACCGCCGACACCCGCCCCGCAGGCGCAAGCGCCCAAGCCGGTCGAAACGCCGGCCCCGGCACCCACGCCGCCGCCGCAACCGGCCCCGCCCGCACCGCCGCCGCCCCCGCCGCCGCCGGCACCGCCGCCGCCCGCACCCGCACCGCCGGCACCCACGCCGCCAGCCCCGCCGCCGCCGGCGCCAACGCCCGCACCGCGCCCGGAGCCTGCGCCTGCGCCGACACCGGCACCGCCCGCACCGGCCCCGCGTCCGGCACCGCCGGTCGCCGCACCCGCGCCGCCCGCACCGCCCGCACCGCGTCCGCGCGCGCAGAATTTCGATCTCGACAACGTGCTGCGCGATTTGACGCGCCCGCGCCCGCAAGCGCAGCCCCAGCCGCAACAACAAGCGGCGGCCCAGCCCGCCCCGCAAGCGGCGGCCGCACGCCCGTCGAACGCGCCCAGCAATCCCAATCTGCCGCTGTCGATGACCGAGATGGACGCGATCCGTCAGCGCGTCTCGCAATTCTGGAATATCGATCCGGGTGCCCGCGGCGTGGAAACCTTCGCGGTCGAATTGCGCGTGTGGGTGGACCGCGACGGCACGGTGCGCGACGTGCGCGTGGTGAACGTGCAGGGCGAGGCGGGCGGCTTCCGCGACGCCTTCGCCGATGGCGCGCGCCGCGCGGTGCTGCGCGCATCGCCCTTGCCGATGCCCGCCGACAAATCTTCGCAGATGCTCGACGGCAACTTGATTCTCGCCTTCAATGCCCGCGAGATGCTGGGTGCGAGACGTTAG
- a CDS encoding OmpA family protein: MRRLILAFAVSLLAACAQGPATTPSSEPIAAVSVFFDTDSAELTLVASSALERAAERMKAEPRLLGRIEGYADPRGAAAANIALSAKRAATVRDFLVAWGIADNRLTVVALGAERSAFGAEALERRVVLRLE; the protein is encoded by the coding sequence ATGCGCCGTCTGATCCTCGCTTTCGCCGTTTCGCTGCTCGCCGCTTGCGCCCAAGGGCCCGCGACGACGCCGTCTTCAGAACCGATCGCCGCCGTCTCGGTGTTTTTCGACACCGACTCGGCCGAGCTGACGCTGGTCGCGTCGTCGGCGTTGGAACGCGCGGCCGAGCGCATGAAGGCCGAACCGCGTTTGCTCGGCCGGATCGAGGGCTACGCCGATCCGCGTGGCGCGGCGGCCGCGAATATCGCGCTCTCGGCCAAGCGTGCCGCCACGGTGCGCGACTTTTTGGTCGCGTGGGGCATCGCCGACAATCGCCTGACGGTTGTGGCGCTGGGGGCGGAGCGTTCGGCTTTCGGCGCCGAAGCGCTCGAACGGCGCGTCGTGCTGCGCCTCGAATAA
- the ybgF gene encoding tol-pal system protein YbgF, with protein sequence MIRRFAIAAALAAGLAGAAQPALAQTDTRALMERMDRLQRDMDVMQRNLARGTVGGSSVAPSVTPSAPPPPAGVASSAFVEQTETRVGRLEEQMRDLTGKLEEANYRAAQIQQRLDKLVGDVDFRLTQLERGGAAPAQTGDAAPATAAPVAPTASNVQAPRAGTNVAPGEARVLLVPGAPPAAPQSAAAPAAAAAQSAISLPSGPPETQYEFAYGLYQQAVQDRGDFGRAETALRQFIGAHGQHRLAGDAQYWLGETFYARRDWTSAAREFAAQFRTYPQNAKAPDSLLRLGQSLGQLNRKDDACGTLAELDRRYPNSSQTIKIAATRERQRLQCRA encoded by the coding sequence ATGATCCGCCGATTCGCCATTGCCGCGGCGCTTGCCGCGGGCCTCGCGGGCGCGGCCCAACCGGCCCTCGCCCAAACCGACACGCGCGCCTTGATGGAGCGCATGGACCGTCTGCAACGCGACATGGATGTCATGCAGCGCAATCTCGCGCGCGGCACCGTGGGCGGCAGCAGTGTCGCGCCGTCGGTCACGCCATCGGCCCCGCCGCCGCCCGCCGGCGTGGCAAGCTCCGCCTTCGTCGAGCAAACCGAAACGCGCGTCGGGCGTCTCGAAGAACAGATGCGCGATCTGACCGGGAAGCTGGAGGAAGCGAATTATCGCGCCGCCCAAATCCAGCAGCGTCTGGACAAGCTGGTCGGCGACGTCGATTTCCGCCTGACGCAGCTCGAACGCGGCGGTGCCGCGCCCGCGCAAACCGGCGATGCCGCTCCGGCGACCGCCGCACCCGTCGCACCCACCGCGTCGAACGTGCAAGCCCCGCGCGCCGGCACCAACGTGGCGCCCGGCGAAGCGCGCGTGCTTCTGGTTCCCGGCGCGCCGCCCGCCGCGCCGCAATCGGCGGCGGCCCCGGCCGCTGCCGCCGCCCAGTCGGCGATTTCGCTGCCATCGGGCCCGCCCGAAACGCAGTACGAATTCGCCTACGGCCTCTATCAGCAAGCCGTGCAGGATCGCGGCGATTTTGGCCGCGCGGAAACCGCTTTGCGCCAATTCATCGGCGCGCATGGCCAGCATCGTCTGGCGGGCGACGCGCAATATTGGCTGGGCGAAACCTTCTATGCCCGGCGCGACTGGACGTCCGCCGCGCGCGAATTCGCCGCGCAGTTCCGCACCTATCCGCAAAACGCCAAGGCGCCCGACAGCCTGTTGCGCCTGGGCCAGTCGCTGGGCCAGCTCAACCGCAAGGACGACGCTTGCGGCACGCTCGCCGAACTCGATCGCCGTTATCCCAACTCCTCGCAGACGATAAAGATCGCGGCCACCCGCGAGCGCCAGCGTCTGCAGTGCCGGGCCTAA
- the tolB gene encoding Tol-Pal system protein TolB — protein MIHDSFPLKRRALLAGAAASLALPSVAQSQVRIDITRGRVDPLPTAVSPFHGDGRDAATGAEIAKVISNNLERSGLFRPIDPRAFTNTPAQLAAAAPQFTTWRQINAAVLIHGNVATLPDGRLRVEFRLWDVFGEAQMEGRVYTTAASNWRRIAHIVSDQVYKRVTGEDGYFDTRVVYVSESGPGQRRIKRLALMDQDGANHRFLTDGRELVLTPRFSPTAQEITYLAYVQTGNNPNMLRPRVYLLNIDTGQREVVGDFPGMTFAPRFSPDGNRVIMSMAQSGTTDVYTMDLRTRQQARITNHNSINTSPSYSPDGRQIVFNSDRGGSQQIYTMSASGDNVQRISFARGLYGTPVWSPRGDLIAFTKQTEGEFFIGVMRPDGSGERLLTRAFLVEAPTWAPNGRVLMYFRQGASDSRGNGGNPRLYSIDLTGYNEREILTPADGSDPAWSPLLP, from the coding sequence ATGATCCATGATTCATTCCCCCTGAAGCGCCGCGCGTTGCTCGCCGGCGCCGCCGCATCCCTGGCGCTGCCCTCGGTCGCGCAATCCCAGGTTCGCATCGACATCACGCGCGGGCGCGTCGATCCGCTGCCCACGGCCGTGTCCCCGTTCCACGGCGACGGGCGCGATGCCGCGACCGGGGCCGAGATCGCGAAGGTCATCTCCAACAATCTCGAACGCTCGGGCCTGTTCCGGCCGATCGATCCGCGCGCCTTCACGAACACCCCGGCGCAGCTCGCCGCCGCCGCCCCGCAATTCACGACCTGGCGCCAGATCAACGCCGCCGTGCTGATCCACGGCAACGTGGCGACGCTGCCGGACGGCCGTTTGCGCGTCGAATTCCGGTTGTGGGACGTGTTCGGCGAAGCGCAGATGGAAGGCCGCGTCTACACGACGGCGGCGTCCAACTGGCGGCGCATCGCGCATATCGTATCGGACCAAGTCTATAAGCGCGTCACCGGCGAAGACGGTTATTTCGATACGCGCGTCGTCTACGTGTCGGAATCGGGGCCGGGGCAGCGGCGCATCAAGCGCCTGGCGCTGATGGATCAGGACGGCGCCAATCACCGCTTCCTGACCGACGGGCGCGAACTCGTGCTCACGCCGCGCTTCTCGCCGACCGCGCAGGAGATCACGTATCTCGCCTATGTGCAGACCGGCAACAATCCCAACATGCTGCGTCCGCGCGTTTATCTTTTGAACATCGATACGGGCCAGCGCGAAGTCGTCGGCGATTTCCCCGGCATGACCTTCGCGCCGCGATTCTCGCCCGACGGCAATCGCGTGATCATGTCGATGGCGCAATCGGGCACGACCGACGTCTACACGATGGATCTGCGCACGCGTCAGCAAGCGCGCATCACGAATCACAACTCGATCAATACGTCGCCGTCCTATTCGCCCGACGGGCGGCAGATCGTGTTCAATTCCGATCGCGGCGGCTCGCAGCAGATCTATACGATGAGCGCGAGCGGCGACAACGTGCAGCGGATTTCCTTCGCGCGCGGCCTTTACGGCACGCCCGTGTGGAGCCCGCGCGGCGATTTGATCGCCTTCACCAAACAGACCGAGGGCGAATTCTTCATCGGCGTGATGCGCCCGGACGGTTCGGGCGAAAGATTGCTGACCCGCGCCTTCCTCGTGGAAGCCCCGACCTGGGCGCCGAACGGCCGCGTTTTGATGTATTTCCGCCAGGGTGCGTCCGATAGTCGCGGTAACGGCGGCAACCCACGGCTCTATAGCATTGATTTGACTGGCTATAACGAGCGGGAAATTTTGACGCCGGCGGACGGATCGGACCCGGCATGGTCGCCGCTACTGCCTTGA
- the tilS gene encoding tRNA lysidine(34) synthetase TilS: MIAVAWSGGGDSTALLLLARDWARMRGGRVVALHVDHGLRAESAAEAAMLEARASEWGIDFVALRWDGPKPRTGILEAAREARYALLEAECARRAILHLLVAHNADDQAETIALRTERHSGAVGLAGMSAIVERAQIRILRPVLGVTHETLLATCRAYGVTWIEDPSNANPATARGRLRESDLPKPDPQAANARRMRERDLAHRLALAVSVAPEGFARLNLPALGEGELAVEALGRIARAIGGGEYTPRRVRATGVFAALMRGSAATLGRCRFAPARDGRIVVAREAAPAPPEIPIPPGEIVAWDGRFALQLHGGPPGLTVGALGDEGWAALPQPERAAARARIPLIARAVLPALRDLDGVLAVPHLLYGRNAQALDTLAKLDVRFRPRLAMAPAEFV, from the coding sequence GTGATTGCCGTCGCCTGGTCGGGCGGCGGGGATTCCACCGCCTTGCTGCTGCTGGCGCGCGACTGGGCGCGGATGCGCGGCGGGCGCGTCGTCGCCCTGCATGTCGATCACGGCTTGCGCGCGGAATCGGCGGCTGAAGCCGCGATGCTCGAAGCGCGCGCAAGCGAATGGGGCATCGACTTCGTCGCTTTGCGCTGGGACGGGCCCAAGCCGCGCACCGGCATTCTGGAGGCCGCGCGCGAGGCGCGCTACGCGTTGCTCGAAGCCGAATGCGCCCGGCGCGCGATCTTGCATCTGTTGGTCGCGCATAACGCCGACGATCAGGCCGAGACGATCGCTTTACGGACCGAACGGCATTCGGGCGCCGTGGGCCTTGCCGGCATGTCGGCGATCGTCGAACGCGCGCAGATCCGCATTCTTCGCCCGGTGCTGGGCGTCACGCACGAAACCTTGCTCGCGACATGCCGCGCTTACGGTGTGACGTGGATCGAGGATCCGTCCAACGCCAATCCGGCGACCGCACGCGGGCGCTTGCGTGAAAGCGATTTGCCCAAGCCCGATCCGCAAGCCGCGAACGCGCGCCGGATGCGCGAACGCGATCTCGCGCATCGCTTGGCGCTTGCCGTGTCGGTGGCGCCGGAAGGCTTCGCGCGGTTGAATTTGCCGGCGTTGGGCGAGGGCGAATTGGCGGTCGAGGCGTTGGGCCGCATCGCGCGGGCGATCGGCGGCGGCGAATACACGCCGCGCCGCGTGCGCGCGACGGGCGTGTTCGCCGCGTTGATGCGCGGAAGCGCTGCGACCTTGGGGCGTTGTCGCTTCGCGCCCGCGCGCGATGGACGCATCGTCGTGGCGCGCGAAGCCGCCCCCGCGCCGCCGGAAATTCCGATCCCGCCCGGTGAAATCGTCGCCTGGGACGGGCGTTTCGCGCTGCAACTTCATGGCGGTCCGCCCGGTTTAACCGTGGGCGCTCTGGGCGACGAAGGCTGGGCCGCTTTGCCGCAGCCCGAGCGTGCCGCCGCAAGGGCGCGCATCCCCTTGATCGCACGCGCTGTTTTACCGGCGTTACGGGACCTTGACGGGGTGCTCGCCGTTCCCCACCTCTTGTATGGACGCAACGCGCAAGCGCTTGATACGCTGGCCAAGTTGGACGTCCGGTTCCGTCCGCGCCTGGCTATGGCGCCGGCGGAATTCGTGTGA